The DNA segment CCATATTAGATACCTGCGCAACGGCCAATTTTGTCACTGAGGCGCTCATACGGCGATTAGGTATACGGGTAACCGCGCAATCGTTTCCCATCGGTACGTTAAACGGCACGCACACAGTGTCGAAGGGCCCGGTTAAATTACAAGTACGATCGACCTTCGACGGGTTTGAAAAAGAATTGACGTGTCTCAGTATCCCGAATATCACTGATCTGGTTCCATCGGAGGTATTTCCACGCGACTCAATGACAATTCCGCGTAACATCCGCCTAGCGGACGCTGAATTCCATCTGCCGCGTCCAGTAGATTTGTTGATCGGTGCTGGAGCGACAGTTTCGCTATTCCAGGTTGGTCAAATTAACCTCTCGCGCGAAGGACAAGATTTGTACTTACAGAAAACGCGATTGGGTTGGGTCGTGACTGGTGGCGTTGCGCAACAACAAGCAACAAGAGCCGCGTGCCACTTGTCGACGCTGGAAACGCAACTCGACAAGTTTTGGCAGATAGAAGAAGTCGAAACGGAAGGACTGCGGTCGGAGGAAGAAGTCGCGTGCGAAATGCATTTTCAAAGGAACGTTAGTCGCGATCCGTCCGGTCGGTACACGGTACGTTTACCATTTCGCGGAACCCGCGAACGGCTCGGCAATTCGCGAAACGGCGCGGTCAAGCGACTGCTATCCCTTGAACGCAAATTAAACGCGAACAACGTATTGCGAGACGAGTATCAGCGCGTTCTCGACGAGTACTTAGCTTTAGGCCATATGTCTTTGATGGAGGCTCCCGGTGACGAGGGATTCTATATGCCCCATCACGCGGTAGTGAAAGAAGCTAGTAGCACCACCAAAGTTCGCGTGGTATTCGATGCGTCTGCGAAAACAACGTCCGGCGCGTCACTAAATGACATTCTTCTGGTCGGACCCACTATACAACCGAAGTTATTCGCGCATCTAATTCGTTTCCGCACGTACAAATATGTGCTAACGGCAGATATCGAAAAGATGTATCGTCAGGTACTCTTGCACGAAGACGATCGGCCGTACCAAAAAATATTATGGCGCCGGAacgaaaaaattgaaacgtaCCAATTAAATACGCTCACATTCGGCGTTTCATCGTCACCGTTCCTCGCGATCCGAACCGTGCATCAACTAGCCGAcgacgaacgagagtcgtaTGCGAGAGCCGCTAAGATACTAAAATCACACCTATACGTTGACGATCTTCTATCCGGCGCTGATACCATCGACGAAGCTCGCGCGATACGGAGAGAGGTGACGGGCGCCCTGAGTCGCGGCGGTTTTTCGATCCGACAATGGGCATCGAACAACCGGGACATTTTGGATGATCTCACGGATAATGAACTGCGCGCAAACTTCATAGTGAATATTGACCGATCACTGAAAACGTTAGGCATTTCGTGGAAAACGAACACGGACGAGATATGTTACACTACCTGTACGGACGCCGTCGGAAGCAAGGCGACGAAGCGATCTATCCTCTCCGAAATAGCGAGGATCTTCGATCCTTTGGGTTTGTTGGGTCCGGTCGTGTTACACGCAAAAAAGATTATGCAGGACGTATGGCGGTCAGGAATCGCGTGGGACGAATCtgttccgcagtctattcactcGGAATGGACGCAGTTCACGCAGCAATTAGAGCTACTCCGAGCAGTCGCATTTCACCGAAGAGTTTTAACGGATCAACCTCGAAATATCGAAATACACGGATTTTGCGACGCGAGCACCATTGGATATGGTGCATGTTTATACGTGCGGTCGACCGGGAAGGACGGGATTGTCCAGTGTCATTTATTGTGCGCTAAATCGCGAGTCGCGCCGCTCAAGACGGTGACCATTCCACGATTAGAATTATGCGGCGCGTTATTGTTGACCCGGCTATACCGCGAGGCGAGCGACGCGCTTGATATCTCACCTGATAAGGTGGTATTTTGGTCCGACTCGACCGTGGTTCTACATTGGATTCGAACGGCACCGCATCGACTAAAAATGTATGCGGCCACGCGAGTCGCGGAAATTCAATCAATTACCGGTGATCATACCTGGCGACACGTCCGCTCAGAGTACAATCCGGCAGACGCATTATCCCGAGGCCAATTACCACACGCGTTTCTACAGAATCGTGCATGGGTCGTCGGTCCGTCGTGGCTGATTAAAAACGCGGACGAATGGCCCGACGAAGTGCTGCAAAACATCGAGATTCCCGATCTCAAGGCGGTCACTTGTTTCGTCGCGAACACGAACACGATCGATTTATTCACGCGTTGCTCGTCATATACCACATTACAAAGGGTAATCGCATATTGTTTACGGTTCCGGCCACGTGGTCCACGCGGCGGTTCGCTGAGCGCCCAAGAAATTCAATTGGCCGAGACTCGAATTATCCGAAATGTGCAGACATCGCAATTCGGAAACGAAATTAAGTGTCTACAAGCCAAAAATACGACATCGAAATGCCGAATCGCGAGCCTCAATCCGTTCCTGGACGAAGACGCTGTACTGCGGGTTGGTGGGCGCCTGCAAAAATCAGATCTGCCCTACGATCAAAAACATCCGATCTTGCTACCGAGTCGGCATCGGCTAACCGACCTAATCATCCGGGAAACGCGCGAGAAACACCATCACACGGGCATACAAACCACTTTACACATACTCCGGCAAAGATTTTGGTTACTTGACGGACGCAACCAAGTACGTCAGATAATACGTTCGTGCACACGGTGTTTCCGTTTCAACGCAACTAGCACCGAATATAGAATGGGCAATCTACCGGCGGTTCGAATACGCGAGGCGACACCCTTCGAAAACACCGGCGTGGATTTCTGCGGACCCTTTTTCATAAAGGAACGCAAGCATCGAAACAGAACGCGAATTAAAACGTACGTGTGCGTGTTTGTGTGTATGGCCGTGAAGGCGATACATTTAGAAATCGTTAGCGACCTGTCAACCGAGGGGTTCCTCGCAGCTTTGCGACGGTTCGCGGCGCGACGGGGGTTACCTGCTCATATATTCTCAGATAACGGCACAAATTTTGTGGGCGCGAGTAGTCAACTAAGGGAATTATACGCATTGCTCCAATCGGATACGCACCGAGAACGCGTTCAAAGATTTGCCAGTGACCGTCGGATCACGTGGCATTTTAATCCACCAGCGGCCCCCCATTTCGGCGGTTTGTGGGAATCGATggtgaaattgtttaaacatcaCCTTCGGCGGGTTGTCGGCGATTCACTTTTTACCTTCGAAGAGCTCAATACGCTCTGCATAGAGATTGAGGGCATCCTGAATTCCCGACCCATAACACCATTATCCTCCGACCCGAACGATTTGACCGCACTTACGCCAGCGCATTTTTTAATTGGGAAAGCATTAACCACCCTTCCCGAGGGTAACTTGTTACAAGTTCCAGCACATCGCCTATCCACCTGGCAACACATTACGAAGGTCCGCCAAGACTTCTGGACACGCTGGAACAAAGAGTACTTGAATGAACTGCAAAAACGGCAAAAATGGGCTAAGGACGGCCCAAACATCGAGGTCGGTACCGTCGTGCTGCTCAAGGACAGAAATCAACCCTGTTCGCAATGGGCATTAGGCAGGATCACGGCCCTACATCCGGGTGAGGACGGAGTAGCGCGAGCAGCTACGGTGAAAACAGCAAACGGGGAATTCAAACGGACCACACAAATCATGTGTCCGTTACCTTCCGAATGAACTCTCCACGGGCGTTTCGTAAAACACAAATATCGAGCTCAATCGTTAGCAAATTACCGACTTACTCAGTACATATACCACCGACTCCATATAGACATTGTACACTTCTGAGTCACGATTAAAAGCGCAACAGTTGATCGTACCCTCTCAACGGGGGGAGTATGTCGCGTCGCGACACCTCAGAGTGAGACCACAACAAATTCTAAAACGATTCGAACGGGCCTAACAGCCAAACCAGGCGAAGACCGCGTCCCGCCTACAACATATATTCATGCGaacaagcatatggtgaagatcatgttccacctagcttatacaaacatttatataaacaataaggtgaagatcacgttccacctaCAGTGTGCACACTGTATACGAATCGGCGTCAGGTGAAGAACGAGTTCCGCCTGTAACGCCTATCAATACACAACCCGATCAAATACAGACAAAATACGATTAACCAAGATTCGGCTCACTCTGAGGCGTCATCACAGCGTAGCGTAGTCTATGACCCGAGGAGACATGCGTTCCTTCGAGTGTATGCACGTAGCCGATGGCTCGACGTCATCGACGCTACGTCATAAACAGGTGAACCAAGACCTGGTCATGAAGTGGGGAGGTCCGTGCGGAAGTTAGTTACTTTAGACGAACACATTgcgaattaacataaaacaatctCTGTACAATTGCATAGCAACCAGTCAATAAACACCACGCCACCGAAAGAGTGTTCTTCATTCCGAGAaaaagcgaaaccacggagcgtgcacGATCGCTTCGAAGTAGAATTTTCTAcaataactattacagaatatattttgttgaataatcattattttataaatatcgcaataagttccaaattaattaattacacctataaactatcgattataaaataatgattacaatggtgaataatatggaagtGTGCGGACTACAGTGTGCACACTTTATACGAATCAGCGTCAGGTGAATAACGAGTTCCGCCTGCAACGTCTATCAATACACAACCCGATTAAATACGTACAAAATACGATTAAACAAGACTCGGCTCACTCTGAGAAGTCGTCGCAGACTATTCATAATAGAGCTTAAGCCGGATCGATAAttgtcacgtcggacgaccgacgtgttgttgatgacgtcaaCCGCGACGCATCATAGATTAAAGAAGAAGATAAgttatttataagttattactATCGTCATCCGTAGACATTgccatcatttccatccgcgagcgcgccaagacgcttGGCAGTACGTCATCGGGTGCTAGCGAGCCCCACCGcgatacccggttgcgtcacgatccccccacacggaccccgagcgaaggaggttcGTGCAGCCCCTATAATGTTTTTAAACTTATACAAGAAATATGTAATTTGTGAAGCGTTATGTCAATTGatgtattaaattataattcatgactttttaaattaaaaattgaacagcTTGAAGCGTTCTCTATGACAAAACAAACACCTACGCAAGTGATCAATATATTACGTAGTGGCCACCTGCGTATTAAGTAGCGGCCACCTGCGAAATTATGTAACTATTGCAAAACCCCGGGACATGACATTCACGAGTGCCGCAAGCGTGAATATAATAACCGAATCCGCGAACAATCGGGAAACGGCTCGACCCTCCCGTCCGCCCCGAATCGCCGACGGGAGGCAAGTCAATCGGGCCAGGCAATCCGCGCAACTCGTCACAGCCGGAGACGAACCAGTCCGAAGAATCGCAAGAGTAACAGTCCGCTCGGGCGATgatgtattaattattaaactCGATATTCCAGAATTAAAATGTACGGCAGACCTTCTCGTAGATACAGGGGCCTGCAcgaacattattaaattatcaTTCTTAGATCCGAGCATTTTAGTCGACACGGCGAGACGCGTTATTATAGAAGGTATCGGCGAAGTAACTACCACTTCTCTCGGCGTAGCACGCCTAACTTGCCTCAATAAAATTATCGATTTCCAAGTCGTTCCCGATACTTTCCCCATTCCGACCGACGGATTGGTCGGATCTGTTTTTCTACGCGAAGAAGCGGTCATCTCGTACGCGGACAACGCCATGACCTGGTGCGGGAACCGACTCCCCTTTGTCTCAACGGGTCGAATTTCATTAAaagcacgcacgtcggcgtaaTGTAGCAATGACAGCTACCGGGCTCGAGTGCGGCTACATCGCGCGGCAGGAGTTATCACCCGGAGTATCAGTTCCTCATTGCATTACACGGATCTCCGACGGTAAAGCGGTCTTGAAAATAGTTAATACGACCGAGACCGACGTCGACCAAGGTCAACGTTCAGCGCCAACGATAGCGTCGTAACCGAGCAGCGTAGGTGAGGGCCGTTAACCGCGACGCGCGAATccccgagtcatacgacggacgtgcgcgccgcgtggaccgaaaGTCAGTACAGCTTACGTCTTTATTCCGCGTTGGGATCCGCGACCCTTTTAAAATCACGTTCGCgacccgcgggacgtaacataaTATGATAGACATAATGTGGTATCGGGAATATGCGGGCACCCGCTACATAGTTTTAAGATATAGACTTTAGGTAGACTTTAGGGACACTTTAGGACAGGCATGCAGCGAAGGCCGGAAAAAGGCCATAAAAAGGGAAAGCGACATTGACCAGCGTTGGATTGCGAGCGACGATGGGCCTTCGGCCCATTGACGATGTTCATGCCCATATTTGGGCATGGTGAAAACTCCGGCAGGGGCGAGCGTGGGGATGAACCGAGTCTTGCTAGATGAGGGAGGAGTCAGTCGTAGTCGTTGTCTGAGAGTCGTGGTCGTTGTCCGAAAGTTGTAGAGTAAGTTGTAAGAAGTTGAGGGTTGAAGTTGTATAGTTGTCATCGTGTAGTTTAGATTAACGGTTAGTAACTAAGCGCGCAACTATTGTACACTTAAGTCTATTTCTTTTCTGttccttaaataaataattaattatacgtgatACCACACATCATTGAAAACGGCTGTGTGTATCCctcgggtcttataagcgtcagggacttatatcatggtataaccctgacgcatcaacccctccttcacgtggtaggacctgtaGACACCTTCgagtgactaacggggctctggtaagagagctCCTGCGTGAGTTATCGcttgcgataaccgcggctctcacccggaagactcccctctgccgcgacgacccgccggatacatccggtgaaatgttgcagaacgggagaaacggggggcttaccttaaccggtcggcccaacggggaggcgaaccccttgaacaaacccttaacctctaagctgaagaTCGCggtgaaagaggtcccgtgtctgacacgggcggtcggtgggtccaccgGCCATTAGCGACTAACTTCAGGACACCAGGCGAAATCCTGAtagtaaaagccttctccccggaaagggcgtaacccggggagcgaccgtcctTCGTCCCAATTCGTGGGAACAAATATGAATAAACTCAAAAAAGCCAAATTAAGATCGAAGAAGGCAGGAGGAACAAAGAAAAAGGAAGTAGAAGGAAAGGCGAAGGTggaaaaagaaacgacccagacaggcggggacatagctactgtctgggatgaCGAATCGGACAATTACACAGACGATTCATACCCGGACCTAGGTCCAGAAGAATTCAAATGGGATTTTCCCAAAAg comes from the Halictus rubicundus isolate RS-2024b unplaced genomic scaffold, iyHalRubi1_principal scaffold0590, whole genome shotgun sequence genome and includes:
- the LOC143364490 gene encoding uncharacterized protein LOC143364490; this encodes MISSKKLTDSNSNIESNLCKSKTTHIENNVETPAPGATAPLLNMYTDLATLVNNQRQSQPSPEPEILFQPRTVKFHKSILRNYPGERMTSPLIFEPQRIDRCPEFARLITTSYKYKRTDTDYQSLRNHKSIRVTAQSFPIGTLNGTHTVSKGPVKLQVRSTFDGFEKELTCLSIPNITDLVPSEVGQINLSREGQDLYLQKTRLGWVVTGGVAQQQATRAACHLSTLETQLDKFWQIEEVETEGLRSEEEVACEMHFQRNVSRDPSGRYTVRLPFRGTRERLGNSRNGAVKRLLSLERKLNANNVLRDEYQRVLDEYLALGHMSLMEAPGDEGFYMPHHAVVKEASSTTKVRVVFDASAKTTSGASLNDILLVGPTIQPKLFAHLIRFRTYKYVLTADIEKMYRQVLLHEDDRPYQKILWRRNEKIETYQLNTLTFGVSSSPFLAIRTVHQLADDERESYARAAKILKSHLYVDDLLSGADTIDEARAIRREVTGALSRGGFSIRQWASNNRDILDDLTDNELRANFIVNIDRSLKTLGISWKTNTDEICYTTCTDAVGSKATKRSILSEIARIFDPLGLLGPVVLHAKKIMQDVWRSGIAWDESVPQSIHSEWTQFTQQLELLRAVAFHRRVLTDQPRNIEIHGFCDASTIGYGACLYVRSTGKDGIVQCHLLCAKSRVAPLKTVTIPRLELCGALLLTRLYREASDALDISPDKVVFWSDSTVVLHWIRTAPHRLKMYAATRVAEIQSITGDHTWRHVRSEYNPADALSRGQLPHAFLQNRAWVVGPSWLIKNADEWPDEVLQNIEIPDLKAVTCFVANTNTIDLFTRCSSYTTLQRVIAYCLRFRPRGPRGGSLSAQEIQLAETRIIRNVQTSQFGNEIKCLQAKNTTSKCRIASLNPFLDEDAVLRVGGRLQKSDLPYDQKHPILLPSRHRLTDLIIRETREKHHHTGIQTTLHILRQRFWLLDGRNQVRQIIRSCTRCFRFNATSTEYRMGNLPAVRIREATPFENTGVDFCGPFFIKERKHRNRTRIKTYVCVFVCMAVKAIHLEIVSDLSTEGFLAALRRFAARRGLPAHIFSDNGTNFVGASSQLRELYALLQSDTHRERVQRFASDRRITWHFNPPAAPHFGGLWESMVKLFKHHLRRVVGDSLFTFEELNTLCIEIEGILNSRPITPLSSDPNDLTALTPAHFLIGKALTTLPEGNLLQVPAHRLSTWQHITKVRQDFWTRWNKEYLNELQKRQKWAKDGPNIEVGTVVLLKDRNQPCSQWALGRITALHPGEDGVARAATVKTANGEFKRTTQIMCPLPSE